DNA from Thermococcus argininiproducens:
TTTAATGTATTTTTTTGCTATTTTTTTGAACTCTTTTCTTGTTTCGACATCGACTCTACATTTGTACCCTTCTAAATATTGAGCTAATTTCTTTGCCAGTTCTTCACCCTTTCTGTCAAAGTCCGTTAATATCATTATATCATGATAATGAGAGGCTGTTAGTGCAATCTCCGCTAATGGCAAGCGGGAAAGTTTAATTATCTCCGTTTCGACCCCCAATTTTCGTAAAGCCACCTCGTCTCGCATTCCTTCTACCAGGATAACACCATCAAACTCTCGCAATTTATCTATAAGTTGTTTGAGTCTTTTATAATTTTCGGCGTTCATTTTGCCGTCATGAGGAGTGAGAGACAAAGGTATTATAAAGTTTTGGGAAACATTTGTGGTAAATCCCAATCACTTTGCTCAAAATTTTACTGTCTTTAATGAATTGTATGTAAAAAATCAATTACACTTCTCATAGTGTATTTTTAATAATATTAAGAGTAGCAGAATTGCATAATCATACATTCTAAATAAAATTGTTATGTAGAAAAAGAGCAACTAACAGTGATAAGAAAAATTTATATAGATCGTCGACTTTTTTATAAAAAGAAGAGGTGGTTAAAATGGTAAAAGAAAAAATTGTAGAACTTCTACAGGAACACTTCGAGTTGAATTTATATGAGGCCAGAGCGTACGTTGCTTTGGTAGGCTTTGGAATCCTTACACCTGCAGAGCTGGCTAGTGTTTCAGAAGTCCCAGCTCCTAGAACATATGATGTGCTAAGAAGCTTGGAAAAGAAGGGATTTGCGCTAAGCCAGCCTGGAAAGGCCAATAAATATAGGCCTGTACATCCTAAGAACATTCTGGAGAAATTTATAGAGGACTGGCAAGAGAGGGTTAAAGAAGAACTTGAAGCAAAGAAAAAGGCAAAAGAGGAACTTATAGAGCTAATGACACCTCTAATAGAAACTGAAATTCCAAAATATGGTGTTGAAAGAGTTTGGGTGGTAAGAGGAATTAGAAATTCAACTTTAAAGACACAAGAAATGTTAGAAGAAGTTGAGAAAGAAATACTACTCGCTGATAATGGATATGTTGCGGCAAATCTTGATAAAGAGATAGTTGCCGCGGTGGATAAGGGAGTTAAAGCAAAATTGCTTGTCTTAAAGCAACTACTTCCTAGACTTGAAACTTCAAAAATCATGGATTATTATAAAGACGGAAAACTGGAACTTAGAGTTCTTGATAAGATAGAGCTTCCAATGTTGATTTGTGATGAAGAAGTCTTTTTCGCTTTAGAAGATCTAGCCGCTAGATACTTTAATTATGAGACCCAAGTGTGGATTAAAGACTTCAGAATAGTCGAACTATTCAAGGACAAATTCAATGAATACTGGGAAAAAGCAGAGAAAGCTTAGATATACTTGAATTTCTCTTCAGCTTTATCCCTTTCTTTAGCTTTCCAAACCAATTTTCATTCTTCTCGAGACTTTCTATCTTCCCTTGGCCCAAAAGTCTCAATAGAAGTCTTTTTACTTGGGGAATGTCCATCCCTGTTCTATTTGCAATCTCCTCAACTGTTGCTTCTTCATTTTTTAGAATTTCTAAGATTTTCATAAGCTTCACTTTCTTCCCTCCATTCTCTTGTATTTTTCTAGCAGTGTGATTATCATGTCCATAACTTCTAAGTATTTTCTTAACTCATTAACATCATTGGGAAGGGTGTTTGCTAACATGTTCAGTTTCTGTATCAGATTTTCCTCAACACTTTTTAATTCGACTTCTCCATGCTTTTTCCTCTGCTCACAAACAGGGCAGAATACCTTCCCATTTAGTTCAAATAGTGGGGAGCCACATCTGGGGCAGTGTTTATCAAGCATCTTTGCTCCTGAAAGTAAGAGAGGTGTTATTATTTCTCTAATTTCCTTATCACTGAGTACCATCTTCCTCCCCCATAAGAGTTGTATAAAGTTCAATTAGGGCTTTCTTTCCTAGTTTAGATCTCTTTATTCTGTCTGAAACCTCAGCAATATCGCATGCAATTATTTTGAAATTCTTTTTAATCTCTTCTATAATATCAATCAATTCATCTAATGTTAGTTCTCCATGTTGGAACCTAGCGAGTTTGTATTCTGGTTTTAAAACATCCATATCAACGGTTAGGTATATTTCGTCTCCTAGGTATTTTTTCATATCTTTGATGATTTCTTTGAGAGGGGAAGTTCTTAAACTTTTATATGCTCTCCATGTCCCTCTTACACGTCTGCTCCTTGGGAGAGCTGGAAATATCCTAACTCGCCGTGTCCATAAGCTTGTCCCCTCAGTTGTGGGAATCATTAACACTGGCCCAACTATACTTGCCCTATCAATTAGTCGCTCTTCTAAGCTATAAGCAAGCCATGAGCCATGGTCAAGGTAGTCATGCATTAAGTCAGTATGAGCATCGACACTTATCAATGCTCGTGGTTTAACACGTTTAATTATTCCATAAGTGGCTAAGTGATCTCCTACTATGTAGCATTTGTCGAACGGCAGTCTATCGGCTAAGAGTTCAACATTACTTGATTCGACCACCATGAAATCTTGTATTATCTTATTTTTTCTAAGTAATTCAAGGGCATATATGACTCCATCTCTATTTGGTTTTTCTCCAAAAGGAATGAAAGTGACCATATTTCTCACGTGAGGCTATTTTGGGCTTATTATTTTTAAATTTATGGGAGAGAGTGATTAATGGTGAAGGGGTTAAAGTTAAAAGTAACCCTCTTGATGTTAAGTTTGAGGATCATTGGGGAGGTACGTTAAGATGATCTTACAAGTGGCACTTGACTTAACGGATATAGAACAAGCTATTTCTATAGCAGAAAAAGCAGCTCGTGGTGGGGCTCATTGGCTCGAGGTTGGAACACCACTCATAAAGAAGGAAGGCATGAGAGCAGTAGAACTCATGAAAAGAAGGTTCCCTGATAGAAAAATAGTAGCTGACCTGAAGACTATGGATACAGGGGCACTTGAAGTAGAAATGGCGGCTAGACATGGGGCAGATGTCGTCTCGATACTTGGAGTTGCTGACAACAAAACCATAAAAGACGCAGTTACCGTAGGTAGAAAGTATGGAATAAAGGTAATGGTGGACTTAATCGGAGTTAAGGACAAGGTAGAAAGGGCAAAAGAACTTGAAAAGATGGGAGTTCACTATATTCTTGTTCATACAGGAATAGATGAACAAGCTCAAGGAAAAGATCCACTTGAAGATCTAGAAAAAGTTGTAAAGGCAGTAAAAGTCCCGGTTGCTGTGGCCGGCGGGTTAAATTTAGAGACAATCCCTACGGTTATAGAAGCCGGTGCTACCATTATCATAGTTGGAGGAGCAATAACAAAGACGAAAGATCCTGAAGGTATTACCAAGAAGATACTTGACCTCTTCTGGGGTGAATACATGCAAACGATTAGAAAGGCGATTCACGATATCACAGACCATATCGACATGGTAGCTGATTCTTTAAAACTGGATCAAGTCAGGGGAATGGTAGATGCAATGATTGGGGCAAATAAAATATTTATTTATGGCGCTGGGAGAAGTGGTCTAGTAGGAAAAGCCTTTGCAATGAGGTTAATGCACCTTGACTTTGACGTTTATGTTGTAGGTGAAACAATAACTCCTGCGTTTGGTGAAGGAGATCTCCTTATAGCAATCAGTGGGAGTGGTGAAACCAGAACTATAGTAGATGCAGCAGAGATTGCTAAAAAACAAGGGGGAAAAGTTGTAGCAATAACATCATATAAGGATTCAACTCTTGGAAAGCTTTCTGATGTGGTTGTGGAAATACCAGGAAGGACAAAAGCAGATATCCCCACTGACTACATTGCTAGGCAAATGCTCACAGAGTATAAGTGGATAGCCCCAATGGGAACACTTTTTGAAGATTCAACAATGCTGTTTTTAGATGGGATAATAGCCCTATTGATGGCCACTTTCCAAAAGACAGAAAAGGATATGAAGAGAAAACATGCTACATTAGAGTGATTCGTATGCCTTCATTTCCTCATATTTTTATTGGGATCGGGAACAATGGTAATAGAGTTGTCCAAAATATTGGAATAGAAGAAGTTCTAAAGTTCTCCATAAACCCCTCTTATTATTTATTGGGGAAATCCTCATTCAAGAAGAAAATCAGGAAGACCTTCTGGGACATTCCAGATAATGCAGTTCTATGGATTGTGTTAGAAAATAAGCCAATAAATATTGAGATATTAGAGATTATTCTTGATTATCTGCCTAAAAATCCATTAAAACTTGCGTACATCTTGACCCCTCAAAAAGAGCTGGTACATGAAAAGAAACCGTGGTGGGCCCAGGAATTCGATACAGTATTCTATGATTCTCTATGGGAATTCTTACATGATTACACAGATGTTTCACTAGAAACGGCCTTTCAAATGGCAGCAAAAAATATTGGACTTATGTTCACTAGGCTTCATTACTATCTTGAAAACCAAATGTTAGTAAATGTTGATTATGCTGACTTCTTTAACATAGTTAGGGGCAATAATGTAGGGATCCTACGGTTGCTAACTAAAGTTAACTTTGAGTGGCATTGGGGAATCTGGGATAAAGGCTTGATAAACATTCTTGTAGGAGAAAATGTTCCCTTAAGCGATGCACATAAAATACTTTATAATTTTCAGAATTTCCTGAAAGAAAAAGACATAATCTGGGGAATAAAAATGGAAGAGGGCTTAAACAGCCGCGTTGAGATACTTTCTCTCTTAGTTAAGAGGTGGTAGCATGAGAGCTATCTTTTTTGACATAGATGGAACTCTCTTAACAGAAAAACCTCTCATTATGCTATTTCTTCCACAGGTATATGATACACTCTCAAAAAAACTTGGAATATCCAAAGGTGACGCTCGACTAAAATTTCTTAGAGAAATCGCAGAAAGAAAAAATACTTACGAATGGCATGATTGGAATTTTTTCTTTAAGAGCTTTGGACTTGAGTTTAGGTATGAAGAGTTGATAAAGAGTTATCCCCACAAAATTCAGGTGTTTCCGGATGTAATCCCAACTTTGGAGTGGTTAAAAGAAGAGGGATATAAGTTAGGGGTAATAACTAGTGGTCCAGAGTATCAGAAATTGAAACTCAGGATAACAAAACTTGACATGTACTTCGATGTTATTGTAACAAGAGAAGATGTAAAAACTGTGAAGCCTGATCCTAGAATATTTTTATATGGGTGTGAGAAGTTGGGAATAGAACCGAGAGAAGCTGTAATGATAGGAGATGACTTAAATCAGGATGTATATGGCCCTAGAAATGTTGGTATGATGGCTATCTGGATAAATCGTGAAGGCATAGAGGATTATAATTTTGCTACCATTGAAATTAGGAGCCTTCATCAGCTTAGAAGTATACTGGGGGGATTTAGAAAATGAGGGAGATATTCAATAAGGAAGGGATTTTCATAAAATTTGAAGAAAAGCTAGTGAAACTGGAGAATGGGGATGAGTTGGTGCATAGGCAAGAACGTCCTACTAATCTATGGTGGGAACTTAAAGAGGTCATAAAGGGAAAAAAGGTCAAAATAATTGTATATGAGCTTGGGGAATGAAAGATGATTGCACATCTAATCAACACTGATATCTATGGAAGGGACATTTTGGAAGTTTATTTGGAATATCGAAAGCAAAACTTCAATTTTTTAGAGGATGCTAAAGATCTCTTTTTAAAAAACCTAGATAATGTTCTCATTGTGACATGTTTTCCAATACCTCCAATGCAAATAGTAGAAACTGACGGTCCACCTGGTGCTTTGGCCCTATATAAGGCAATTGAAAAACTTGGAGGGAAGGCGGAGATATTAACGTGTGAAAAAATAAGAAGAGCCCTCAACGAGTTTAAAGTTAATTTTGCAGAGAATCCTTCAGTTGAAGAGTACTCTCTTTTGATAAGTGTTGAAACCCCTGGACGGGCAAAGGATGGAAGATATTATTCGATGAGTGCATTAGAAATTAAAATGCCGCCTTTTGATGAATTATTTTTGAAAGCGAGAGAGCTTGGGATACCTACCATTGGAATTGGGGACGGAGGAAATGAGATAGGAATGGGAAATATTGCCGAACTCATTAAGAAGTACATCAGGTTTGGAGAGAAAATAACTAGTATTATAGAAGTTGATGAATTAATACTTGCTGCAGTTTCCAATTGGGGTGCGTATGGGTTAATTGCTCAAGTTTCTCTTGAAGTTAAGGAGAATCTCTTGAAAAATTGGGATGAAAGAAGAGTTCTGGAGGCTCTAATTTCTGCAGGGGTTATAGATGGGGTTGTTAAAAAACCTCAGCTTAGCGTTGATGGAATTCCACTTGAACTTCATAAGAATCTCATAACCTTGCTTAATTCGATAATAGAAAGTAGAATTGGGTGAGTACGATGAAAATCGAGGAGTATATTCATAATAATGCTAGTTTGGAGCTTATACGAAAAGCAGAGCAATTTGCTAAAAATTTCTTTGAAAGAGAGGGGACTCATGGATTTTCTCATATTAAACGAGTTTTTAATCTTTGTTTACATTTAGGAAAGGATGAAGGGGCTGATCTTGAAGTTCTAGCTTTAGCAGCATTGCTTCATGATATTGCACGGCCTTTGGAAGACAAGGGAATTGTGGATGATCATGCAAAAGAAAGTGCAAAAATTGCCCGTCGCTTTTTGGGTTCTCTTGGATATCCCAAGATAGAGGAAGTAGTTCATGCAATCGAAGCTCACCGGTTCTCAAAACCTCCGGAACCAAAAACCATTGAGGCAAAAATACTAAGCGATGCGGATAAACTTGATGCCATAGGTGCAATCGGAGTTGCAAGAGTATTCATGTATTCGGGAGAGCATGGGAGAGATATAGAATTCTCATTAAAGCACTTTGAAGAGAAAATATTGAAACTTAAAGATTTGATGTATACCAAAAGTGCAAAGAAGCTTGCTAACGAAAGACATAAGTTCGTGGAGGAATTTATTAAAAGAATACAGAAGGAAATTGAAGGAGAGCTTTAGGGTTTTTTGTGAGATACATCTTTTTTGAGGTCTTGATTTTAGAGTGAACAGCTCACTTTTCAGTTCTTTTTGCGAGGGGATAAGGTTTTTAAATAACATCTACAAAAGAGTGTTAGCTTATGTTCATTTTTTGCAAATAACTGGGAGGTGAGCTAATGAAAGCACCAATCTGTGAGGTGTGTCTTAAAACGGAGGATATTTTATGCCCAGCAGATGAAAAGAAACTGCAAGAGGGGGTTATTTCTGAGATGGATGTTAGGATTTCAAGGATGCTTTACAAGCTCTTAGGAGACGTTGATGTAGAATTTAAAAAAGCAGTAGAGGCTGGTGACCTAGTAGTTATAATGGTAGGAGAGGGAAATGTCCCTCTTGTCATCGGGAAGGGTGGCAAAAATATCAAGCTCCTTATGAGGGAGCTTGGAAAGAGAGTGAGAGTAATTGAAGGGATGGAAATAAAGGGGACTGAAGACATCAAAAAGTTGGCAATAGACTTATTATATCCTGCAAGTGTCTTTGGGGTTAATGTAGTGTATGCTCCAGCTGGACAGTACTACAAAGTCTTGATACTTAGAAGAGATAAGCAGAAGCTTCCTGAGAGGCAGGAAATTTTGGAAAATATATTATCTAAAATCGTTGGCTCTGATGTAAAGATCTCTTTTATCTGATTCTATTTTTTGGAGGTTTAAGCATGTATAGGACACACTATTCAAGTCAAATCACTGAAGAGTTGAATGGGAAAAAGGTAAGAATAGCCGGATGGGTACATGAAGTTAAGGATCTAGGTGGAATAAAGTTTCTATGGATACGAGACAGAGAGGGCATAACCCAAGTCGCTGCACCAAAAAAGAAAGTATCTGAAGAGCTATTTAAACTTATACCAAAGCTCAATAGTGAAGATGTAGTTTCGGTTGAAGGAGTTGTTAACTTCACTCCAAAAGCAAAATTGGGTTTTGAAATTATTCCTGAAAAAATTGAGATTCTGTCAAAAGCCGGGACACCACTCCCATTAGACCCAACTGGAAAGATTAAAGCTGAATTGGATACTAGGCTTGATAATCGTTTTATAGATCTAAGAAGGCCAGAAGTCATGGCAATATTCAAAATCCGTTCAAGTGTCTTTAGAGCAGTTAGAGACTTCTTTTATAAGGAAGGCTTTGTAGAAATTCACACTCCCAAAATAATAGCTACAGCTACAGAGGGTGGAACTGAACTCTTTCCTATGAAATATTTTGAGAAGGATGCTTTTTTGGCCCAGTCTCCGCAGCTTTACAAACAAATTATGATGGCTTCAGGGTTGGACAGAGTCTTTGAAATAGCCCCAATATTTAGAGCTGAGGAACACAATACTACTAGACACCTAAATGAGGCTTGGAGTATTGATGGAGAAATGGCGTTTATAGAGAACGAAGATGAAGTGATGCAGCTTCTTGAACGCCTCGTAGCATATGTAATTGGTTATGTGAGAGAGCATAATGAGAGGGAACTAAGAGCCCTTGATTTTGAACTTGAAGAACCAAAGCTTCCTTTCAGAAGGATTACTTATACTGAAGCTCTTGAAATCCTAAGAGAGTTAGGAAAAGACATTCCTTGGGGAGAAGATATAGACACTGAAGGGGAGAAACTTCTTGGTCGTTATATTAAAGAAGCCTATGATGAAGACCTCTATTTCATATATCAATATCCTAGTAGTGCCAAGCCTTTCTATATTATGAAATATGACAATAAGCCAGAGATCTCAAGATCATTCGACCTTGAGTATAGGGGGATAGAGATAACCTCTGGTGGTCAGAGAGAACACAGATATGATAAACTAAAGGCTCAAATAGCAGAAAAAGGGCTGAATGTGGAAAGCTTTGACTTTTACTTAAAAGCATTCCGTTATGGCATGCCGCCGCATGGAGGGTTTGGTCTCGGTGCTGAGAGATTGGTCAAGCAAATGCTTGACTTGGGCAATATCCGAGAAGTCATACTATTCCCAAGGGACAGAAAAAGGTTGGAACCATAAGAGCTTTATATTCTTTTACCTTTTTATGAATTTAGGAAACAAGTTGGTGGAGGAGAAAAAGATGAAAAAATTGCCTCTGATTATGATGGGGTTGCTGATTTTTTCACTTGTGCCTTATGTGGAATCAGCTAGTGTTGGAAAAGCTAGCATTGATCAAGTAATGCTCGGTTTGGGAGAATCAGTGACTTTTGGTGATTATAAGATTCAATTTGCAGATGTAGATCAGGCATGGACTCAAGCACTAATAAAGGTTTATGCTAAAGATGGGAGTCCTGTCACGAGTAAAGTGCTCCCCACTGGGTACTCTCTTCCAGTACCCGATGCTCAAAATCCAATATTTTATGTCAGGGTTTCGTGGATATTAGCAAGCAATCAAAAAATTTTGATATCCTTAGAATCAGATCTGGAGTTAGTCCAAGGGGATGTAAATATTACCAAAAATGGGGAGTATTCCCTGCCTTATAAGTTCAATGATGTAGTAATTCCAGCTATAAAAATAAAAGTGACCAACACTTATGACAATAAGGTAGATGTTCAAATTAAATTGCCTTATGAAACTGTAACTCAAACTATTTTTGAAGGAGACTATTATGGCGTCGCTTACAAGTTAAATGGTGATTTTCAATACTCTCCGTACCTATATCTTTACCTCAAAAACGCAACTACAAGTTATGCAGTTTTTGATGTGTATCTTCCAAAATATCCAACTACAGTTTTCCAATTGGGTGAAGGGGAGACTGGTGGTACTACGCCAAGTGCCCCAAGTGCAGAGCCGACTGAACTTGTTTATAATGACATAATGTACGAAGGGGAAAATCTCACAATAACTCTTAATGAGACTAGTTACACAGTGAAGCTTAATTCGGTTGGATATTATTCTAGCTTTTCCGTTTTTGAGCAAAACAACGAGATAGCAACATTTAGGGTGAAAGAGGGGAAAAGTTATCAGCTTTCAGAAGCACCACTTAGAATAGAAATTCCACTCCATAGTGTTGACTTGGAATACAATAGGGTTCAAGTAAAGATTTATGCTCCCCAAGGCTCAGAGGTTTCACCGATAATTAGAGAAGCAGAAATAAAAGCTGAGTTAAGTGTTAGTACAGAAAAACTTCTACTAAACGATGAATTAGTCCTCTTTGTTAATATTAGGAATCAAGGGCGAGGAAAGGCTTTTGATGTTAAGATCGTTGTTCCAATTCCCACGGGGTTTGAACTTAAAAGTAGTAGAACATGGAATCTTAAAACACTTGAACCATTTACTGAGGTACCAGCATTATTTTACACCTTAAAGCCAATACAAGTTGGCACATATAAGATGGGACCAGCAAGTGTAACTTATTACAAAGAAGATGGGCAAGAGGAGAGTATAA
Protein-coding regions in this window:
- the aspS gene encoding aspartate--tRNA(Asn) ligase, with amino-acid sequence MYRTHYSSQITEELNGKKVRIAGWVHEVKDLGGIKFLWIRDREGITQVAAPKKKVSEELFKLIPKLNSEDVVSVEGVVNFTPKAKLGFEIIPEKIEILSKAGTPLPLDPTGKIKAELDTRLDNRFIDLRRPEVMAIFKIRSSVFRAVRDFFYKEGFVEIHTPKIIATATEGGTELFPMKYFEKDAFLAQSPQLYKQIMMASGLDRVFEIAPIFRAEEHNTTRHLNEAWSIDGEMAFIENEDEVMQLLERLVAYVIGYVREHNERELRALDFELEEPKLPFRRITYTEALEILRELGKDIPWGEDIDTEGEKLLGRYIKEAYDEDLYFIYQYPSSAKPFYIMKYDNKPEISRSFDLEYRGIEITSGGQREHRYDKLKAQIAEKGLNVESFDFYLKAFRYGMPPHGGFGLGAERLVKQMLDLGNIREVILFPRDRKRLEP
- the hxlAB gene encoding bifunctional 3-hexulose-6-phosphate synthase/6-phospho-3-hexuloisomerase: MILQVALDLTDIEQAISIAEKAARGGAHWLEVGTPLIKKEGMRAVELMKRRFPDRKIVADLKTMDTGALEVEMAARHGADVVSILGVADNKTIKDAVTVGRKYGIKVMVDLIGVKDKVERAKELEKMGVHYILVHTGIDEQAQGKDPLEDLEKVVKAVKVPVAVAGGLNLETIPTVIEAGATIIIVGGAITKTKDPEGITKKILDLFWGEYMQTIRKAIHDITDHIDMVADSLKLDQVRGMVDAMIGANKIFIYGAGRSGLVGKAFAMRLMHLDFDVYVVGETITPAFGEGDLLIAISGSGETRTIVDAAEIAKKQGGKVVAITSYKDSTLGKLSDVVVEIPGRTKADIPTDYIARQMLTEYKWIAPMGTLFEDSTMLFLDGIIALLMATFQKTEKDMKRKHATLE
- a CDS encoding helix-turn-helix domain-containing protein yields the protein MKILEILKNEEATVEEIANRTGMDIPQVKRLLLRLLGQGKIESLEKNENWFGKLKKGIKLKRNSSISKLSLLFPSIH
- a CDS encoding HD domain-containing protein, whose amino-acid sequence is MKIEEYIHNNASLELIRKAEQFAKNFFEREGTHGFSHIKRVFNLCLHLGKDEGADLEVLALAALLHDIARPLEDKGIVDDHAKESAKIARRFLGSLGYPKIEEVVHAIEAHRFSKPPEPKTIEAKILSDADKLDAIGAIGVARVFMYSGEHGRDIEFSLKHFEEKILKLKDLMYTKSAKKLANERHKFVEEFIKRIQKEIEGEL
- a CDS encoding KH domain-containing protein, whose protein sequence is MKAPICEVCLKTEDILCPADEKKLQEGVISEMDVRISRMLYKLLGDVDVEFKKAVEAGDLVVIMVGEGNVPLVIGKGGKNIKLLMRELGKRVRVIEGMEIKGTEDIKKLAIDLLYPASVFGVNVVYAPAGQYYKVLILRRDKQKLPERQEILENILSKIVGSDVKISFI
- a CDS encoding DNA cytosine methyltransferase, with translation MKKLPLIMMGLLIFSLVPYVESASVGKASIDQVMLGLGESVTFGDYKIQFADVDQAWTQALIKVYAKDGSPVTSKVLPTGYSLPVPDAQNPIFYVRVSWILASNQKILISLESDLELVQGDVNITKNGEYSLPYKFNDVVIPAIKIKVTNTYDNKVDVQIKLPYETVTQTIFEGDYYGVAYKLNGDFQYSPYLYLYLKNATTSYAVFDVYLPKYPTTVFQLGEGETGGTTPSAPSAEPTELVYNDIMYEGENLTITLNETSYTVKLNSVGYYSSFSVFEQNNEIATFRVKEGKSYQLSEAPLRIEIPLHSVDLEYNRVQVKIYAPQGSEVSPIIREAEIKAELSVSTEKLLLNDELVLFVNIRNQGRGKAFDVKIVVPIPTGFELKSSRTWNLKTLEPFTEVPALFYTLKPIQVGTYKMGPASVTYYKEDGQEESIISNTIDQVVVYAIPKLSVTGEAFNGTWSTYVHTQEKTVKLKFTISAEGKDPKYEFIKNATLQLELPDSMDGETKLYVGDIKAGETKTLESDYAILKADNAIINAKLVYQDPLGNWHEESFGNLVVVNSLPPAIEIKEVKVYPAPDELPSYVNRTLAELDNDSKVTLAEALQNITIAYLPEKGISWWPILTVLFIIVSAVLGYNYVDLKSKYDKALKELGRKKRRPGGIPKKEEAQKTEEIQSKEEQL
- a CDS encoding HAD family hydrolase, with the translated sequence MRAIFFDIDGTLLTEKPLIMLFLPQVYDTLSKKLGISKGDARLKFLREIAERKNTYEWHDWNFFFKSFGLEFRYEELIKSYPHKIQVFPDVIPTLEWLKEEGYKLGVITSGPEYQKLKLRITKLDMYFDVIVTREDVKTVKPDPRIFLYGCEKLGIEPREAVMIGDDLNQDVYGPRNVGMMAIWINREGIEDYNFATIEIRSLHQLRSILGGFRK
- the trmBL2 gene encoding HTH-type transcriptional regulator TrmBL2 — protein: MVKEKIVELLQEHFELNLYEARAYVALVGFGILTPAELASVSEVPAPRTYDVLRSLEKKGFALSQPGKANKYRPVHPKNILEKFIEDWQERVKEELEAKKKAKEELIELMTPLIETEIPKYGVERVWVVRGIRNSTLKTQEMLEEVEKEILLADNGYVAANLDKEIVAAVDKGVKAKLLVLKQLLPRLETSKIMDYYKDGKLELRVLDKIELPMLICDEEVFFALEDLAARYFNYETQVWIKDFRIVELFKDKFNEYWEKAEKA
- a CDS encoding Sjogren's syndrome/scleroderma autoantigen 1 family protein, with amino-acid sequence MVLSDKEIREIITPLLLSGAKMLDKHCPRCGSPLFELNGKVFCPVCEQRKKHGEVELKSVEENLIQKLNMLANTLPNDVNELRKYLEVMDMIITLLEKYKRMEGRK
- a CDS encoding arginase family protein, with the translated sequence MVTFIPFGEKPNRDGVIYALELLRKNKIIQDFMVVESSNVELLADRLPFDKCYIVGDHLATYGIIKRVKPRALISVDAHTDLMHDYLDHGSWLAYSLEERLIDRASIVGPVLMIPTTEGTSLWTRRVRIFPALPRSRRVRGTWRAYKSLRTSPLKEIIKDMKKYLGDEIYLTVDMDVLKPEYKLARFQHGELTLDELIDIIEEIKKNFKIIACDIAEVSDRIKRSKLGKKALIELYTTLMGEEDGTQ
- a CDS encoding DUF4392 domain-containing protein, which encodes MIAHLINTDIYGRDILEVYLEYRKQNFNFLEDAKDLFLKNLDNVLIVTCFPIPPMQIVETDGPPGALALYKAIEKLGGKAEILTCEKIRRALNEFKVNFAENPSVEEYSLLISVETPGRAKDGRYYSMSALEIKMPPFDELFLKARELGIPTIGIGDGGNEIGMGNIAELIKKYIRFGEKITSIIEVDELILAAVSNWGAYGLIAQVSLEVKENLLKNWDERRVLEALISAGVIDGVVKKPQLSVDGIPLELHKNLITLLNSIIESRIG